The Petropleomorpha daqingensis genome includes a window with the following:
- a CDS encoding ABC transporter substrate-binding protein codes for MRTTWKSIGALGAGLALTMTLTACGGGKDDSSQTVAAPTLQDSAELDSLVADAKKENCLTLYGAPDESILKSVTDAFTKQYGIPVSYVRLVSADLTQRYSSEAQAGAEVADVILLTSSPFYADALSKGWLQPVDKAGLPAFPGEFPADYTADDGATPVVSLVPTTMVYNTDLVEKAPTSWEAYGDSKYKGELLFAEPSSSPANLSFWELMRKTYGDDFLKAVAANQPKWYNSAVPATQGVAAGEGSLGFPGVAAIVKSLQASGAPVDDTVLAPTTGPEIALGLSAKSPCQAAGKLFSNYLLSKEGNVYFNKVSDAISPYADNVSDFVRPTPVDDAEKAQIEQLLGGA; via the coding sequence ATGCGCACCACCTGGAAGAGCATCGGCGCTCTGGGTGCGGGCCTCGCCCTCACCATGACCCTCACCGCCTGCGGGGGAGGGAAGGACGACAGCAGCCAGACCGTGGCGGCACCGACGCTGCAGGACTCGGCGGAGCTGGACTCCCTCGTGGCCGACGCGAAGAAGGAGAACTGCCTGACGCTCTACGGGGCGCCGGACGAGTCGATCCTCAAGTCGGTCACCGACGCGTTCACCAAGCAGTACGGCATCCCGGTGTCCTACGTCCGCCTGGTGTCGGCCGACCTCACCCAGCGCTACTCCAGCGAGGCCCAGGCCGGGGCCGAGGTCGCCGACGTCATCCTGCTGACCTCGTCGCCGTTCTACGCCGACGCCCTGAGCAAGGGCTGGCTGCAGCCGGTGGACAAGGCCGGCCTGCCCGCCTTCCCGGGCGAGTTCCCGGCCGACTACACCGCCGACGACGGCGCCACCCCCGTGGTCAGCCTCGTGCCGACCACGATGGTCTACAACACCGACCTGGTGGAGAAGGCGCCCACGTCGTGGGAGGCCTACGGCGACTCGAAGTACAAGGGTGAGCTGCTGTTCGCCGAGCCGTCGTCGTCCCCGGCCAACCTCTCCTTCTGGGAGCTGATGCGGAAGACCTACGGCGACGACTTCCTCAAGGCCGTCGCCGCCAACCAGCCCAAGTGGTACAACTCCGCGGTCCCGGCCACGCAGGGTGTCGCCGCCGGTGAGGGCTCGCTCGGCTTCCCGGGTGTCGCGGCCATCGTGAAGAGCCTGCAGGCCTCCGGCGCCCCGGTGGACGACACCGTGCTCGCGCCCACCACCGGGCCGGAGATCGCCCTGGGTCTGTCCGCGAAGAGCCCCTGCCAGGCGGCCGGGAAGCTCTTCTCCAACTACCTCCTGTCCAAGGAGGGCAACGTCTACTTCAACAAGGTGTCCGACGCCATCTCGCCGTACGCCGACAACGTGAGCGACTTCGTCCGGCCCACGCCGGTCGACGACGCCGAGAAGGCGCAGATCGAGCAGCTGCTCGGCGGCGCCTGA
- a CDS encoding PaaX family transcriptional regulator encodes MTTDADLHGPSSGDDDVVLRPESLLLTFYGAHVLGRPVLVATPSLIEAMERVGVSPHATRSAIARMVKRDRLVAHRNGRQVYYGLTPSSVQALNEGYVRIWRTGAVNRHWDGRWTLLSFHLPESWQRQRHELRTRLLWAGFGPLQGGLWIAPSVPDVEKLLSGLEAADQVRAFVAQPQAGVDSAAMLADVWDIPGLARRYERFLERWDGGVADRAHTDPLGRQLALQEEWRLALRQEPLLPVELLPQPWPAERAQELFHRLHAEIEVQARAAAAAVLDTIPAHGGA; translated from the coding sequence ATGACGACGGACGCGGACCTGCACGGTCCGAGCAGCGGGGACGACGACGTCGTCCTGCGGCCCGAGAGCCTGCTGCTGACGTTCTACGGTGCGCACGTGCTCGGGCGGCCGGTCCTGGTCGCCACCCCCAGCCTGATCGAGGCGATGGAGCGGGTCGGGGTCTCGCCGCACGCCACCCGGTCGGCGATCGCCCGCATGGTCAAGCGCGACCGGCTGGTCGCGCACCGCAACGGCCGGCAGGTCTACTACGGCCTGACCCCGAGCTCGGTCCAGGCGCTCAACGAGGGCTACGTGCGCATCTGGCGCACCGGCGCGGTCAACCGGCACTGGGACGGGCGCTGGACGCTGCTGAGCTTCCACCTGCCGGAGTCCTGGCAGCGGCAGCGGCACGAGCTGCGCACCCGGCTGCTGTGGGCCGGGTTCGGCCCGCTGCAGGGCGGCCTGTGGATCGCGCCGTCGGTGCCCGACGTCGAGAAGCTCCTCTCCGGGCTGGAGGCCGCCGACCAGGTGCGGGCCTTCGTCGCCCAGCCGCAGGCCGGGGTCGACTCGGCCGCGATGCTGGCCGACGTCTGGGACATCCCCGGCCTGGCCCGCCGGTACGAGCGCTTCCTCGAGCGGTGGGACGGCGGGGTCGCCGACCGCGCCCACACCGATCCGCTCGGCCGCCAGCTGGCGCTGCAGGAGGAGTGGCGCCTGGCGCTGCGGCAGGAGCCGCTGCTGCCGGTCGAGCTGCTGCCGCAGCCGTGGCCGGCCGAGCGGGCGCAGGAGCTGTTCCACCGGCTGCACGCCGAGATCGAAGTGCAGGCGCGCGCCGCGGCGGCCGCCGTCCTCGACACGATCCCGGCGCACGGAGGGGCCTGA
- a CDS encoding MaoC family dehydratase, with amino-acid sequence MSTTTTTLAELPSLVGEELGTSDWIEVTQERVNLFADATNDHQWIHVDVERANRESPFGGPIAHGYLTLSLLIPMWSQVLTVTDVKMAVNYGLNKVRFPAPVPVGSKVRLTATLKDVEEIKGGYQLTAAATIERDGGDKPVCIAELVVRFLG; translated from the coding sequence ATGAGCACCACCACGACCACCCTCGCCGAGCTGCCCTCCCTGGTCGGCGAAGAGCTGGGGACCAGCGACTGGATCGAGGTCACCCAGGAGCGGGTGAACCTCTTCGCCGACGCCACCAACGACCACCAGTGGATCCACGTCGACGTCGAGCGGGCCAACCGCGAGAGCCCCTTCGGCGGCCCGATCGCGCACGGCTACCTGACCCTGTCGCTGCTGATCCCGATGTGGTCGCAGGTCCTCACGGTGACCGACGTGAAGATGGCGGTGAACTACGGGCTGAACAAGGTCCGCTTCCCGGCCCCGGTGCCGGTCGGCTCCAAGGTCCGGCTGACCGCCACTCTGAAAGACGTCGAGGAGATCAAGGGCGGCTACCAGCTGACCGCCGCCGCGACCATCGAGCGCGACGGCGGCGACAAGCCGGTCTGCATCGCCGAGCTGGTCGTCCGCTTCCTCGGCTGA
- a CDS encoding acyl-CoA synthetase — MRNAGLGSWPERRRRISPTRDAIWFEGTTTSHAQFAERVRRTAGALAGLGVRPGDRVAWISGNHPSALETLYACGQLGAIWVPVNARLTAPEARYVLGHSGATAVVHGRDHGVLADALRDVVPTWIAAEPPAEGATASLPYEELLADADPEPRDVPVALDDPCLVMYTSGTTGKPKGAVLTHGNMTWNAVNQFMGMDFSQDERTLALAPLFHIGGLNGTVNPALLRGGCAVVVRRFDPAETLQVIEEQRVNSFFAVPTMLDAMSRRPEFRTRDLSALRTIGAAGAPLPLPTLRTWLDRGVTMQQAYGMTEAAPGCTVLDSADAERKVGSAGKPVFFTDLRVVRPDGTDVDVDEVGEVIVSGPNIMAGYWQDPEKTAEVLVDGWYHTGDAGSLDDEGFLYIRDRYKDMIISGGENIYPAEIESALLELPGVVEAAVIGIPDEKWGEVGLAVLVAAPDADRDPEAIRTALRERLAGFKVPRLIEFADELPKTATGKIRKPDLRSHYLEESPA, encoded by the coding sequence ATGCGTAACGCCGGGCTCGGCTCGTGGCCGGAGCGCCGCCGGCGCATCTCACCGACGCGCGACGCGATCTGGTTCGAGGGGACGACGACGTCGCACGCGCAGTTCGCCGAGCGGGTCCGGCGCACCGCCGGCGCGCTGGCCGGGCTGGGCGTGCGACCCGGCGACCGGGTCGCGTGGATCAGCGGCAACCACCCCTCGGCGCTGGAGACGCTCTACGCCTGCGGGCAGCTCGGCGCGATCTGGGTGCCGGTCAACGCCCGGCTCACCGCCCCCGAGGCGCGGTACGTGCTCGGGCACTCGGGAGCGACGGCCGTCGTCCACGGCCGGGACCACGGGGTGCTGGCCGACGCGCTGCGCGACGTCGTCCCCACCTGGATCGCCGCGGAGCCGCCGGCCGAGGGCGCAACGGCCTCCCTCCCCTACGAGGAACTGCTGGCCGACGCGGACCCCGAGCCGCGCGACGTCCCCGTCGCGCTCGACGACCCCTGCCTGGTCATGTACACGTCGGGCACCACCGGCAAGCCCAAGGGCGCGGTGCTCACCCACGGGAACATGACCTGGAACGCGGTCAACCAGTTCATGGGCATGGACTTCAGCCAGGACGAGCGCACTCTCGCGCTGGCGCCGCTGTTCCACATCGGCGGGCTCAACGGCACGGTCAACCCGGCGCTGCTGCGCGGCGGCTGCGCGGTGGTCGTCCGCCGGTTCGACCCCGCCGAGACGCTGCAGGTCATCGAGGAGCAGCGGGTCAACTCGTTCTTCGCCGTCCCGACGATGCTCGACGCGATGTCGCGCCGGCCGGAGTTCCGCACCCGCGACCTGTCGGCCCTGCGCACGATCGGCGCCGCAGGCGCCCCGCTCCCCCTGCCGACGCTGCGCACCTGGCTGGACCGCGGCGTGACCATGCAGCAGGCCTACGGCATGACCGAGGCCGCGCCCGGGTGCACCGTGCTCGACTCTGCGGACGCCGAGCGCAAGGTGGGCTCGGCCGGCAAGCCGGTGTTCTTCACCGACCTGCGGGTGGTGCGGCCCGACGGCACCGACGTCGACGTCGACGAGGTCGGCGAGGTGATCGTCTCCGGGCCGAACATCATGGCCGGCTACTGGCAGGACCCGGAGAAGACCGCCGAGGTGCTGGTCGACGGCTGGTACCACACCGGCGACGCCGGTTCGCTGGACGACGAGGGCTTCCTCTACATCCGCGACCGCTACAAGGACATGATCATCTCGGGCGGGGAGAACATCTACCCCGCCGAGATCGAGAGCGCGCTGCTCGAGCTGCCGGGCGTCGTCGAGGCCGCGGTCATCGGCATCCCGGACGAGAAGTGGGGCGAGGTGGGCCTGGCCGTCCTCGTCGCCGCCCCCGACGCCGACCGCGACCCCGAGGCGATCCGGACGGCGCTGCGCGAGCGGCTGGCCGGGTTCAAGGTGCCCCGGCTGATCGAGTTCGCCGACGAGCTGCCCAAGACCGCCACCGGCAAGATCCGCAAACCCGACCTGCGTTCGCACTACCTGGAGGAATCCCCCGCATGA
- a CDS encoding amidohydrolase family protein encodes MSAAPTGLDLDALVAIDVHVHVHADQHGHLALDDELNAAAAKYFKGDPYDPTVPDIAADYRDKKMAAVIFTVDAEAATGQPALSNEEIAQLAAEHPDVLIPFGSIDPHRGAAGIRAARRLVEEHGVRGFKFHPSLMDFLPNDRAVYPLYEELQSLGVPALFHTGQTGIGSGLPGGRGIKLRYSDPMLLDDVAADFPGLTVIMAHPSVPWQDSAIAVAQHKANVYIDLSGWSPKYFPPQLVRAANTLLKTKVLFGSDYPLLRPERWIKDFEALEIRDEVKPLIMKENAIRALGLRDA; translated from the coding sequence GTGAGCGCCGCACCCACCGGGCTCGACCTCGACGCCCTGGTCGCCATCGACGTGCACGTCCACGTGCACGCCGACCAGCACGGCCACCTGGCCCTGGACGACGAGCTGAACGCGGCCGCCGCGAAGTACTTCAAGGGCGACCCGTACGACCCGACCGTCCCGGACATCGCCGCCGACTACCGCGACAAGAAGATGGCCGCGGTCATCTTCACCGTCGACGCCGAGGCGGCCACAGGCCAGCCGGCGCTGTCCAACGAGGAGATCGCCCAGCTGGCCGCCGAGCACCCCGATGTGCTCATCCCGTTCGGCTCGATCGACCCGCACCGCGGCGCGGCCGGCATCAGGGCCGCCCGCAGGCTGGTCGAGGAGCACGGCGTCCGCGGGTTCAAGTTCCACCCGAGCCTGATGGACTTCCTGCCGAACGACCGCGCCGTCTACCCGCTCTACGAGGAGCTGCAGTCCCTCGGCGTGCCGGCGCTGTTCCACACCGGCCAGACCGGCATCGGCTCCGGGCTGCCGGGCGGGCGCGGCATCAAGCTGCGCTACTCCGACCCGATGCTGCTCGACGACGTGGCCGCGGACTTCCCCGGCCTGACGGTCATCATGGCCCACCCCTCGGTGCCGTGGCAGGACAGCGCGATCGCGGTCGCCCAGCACAAGGCGAACGTCTACATCGACCTGTCCGGCTGGTCGCCGAAGTACTTCCCGCCGCAGCTGGTCCGTGCCGCGAACACCCTGCTCAAGACCAAGGTGCTGTTCGGCTCGGACTACCCGCTGCTGCGACCCGAGCGGTGGATCAAGGACTTCGAGGCCCTCGAGATCCGCGACGAGGTCAAGCCGCTGATCATGAAGGAGAACGCGATCCGCGCCCTCGGCCTGCGCGATGCGTAA
- a CDS encoding SDR family NAD(P)-dependent oxidoreductase, which yields MDLTGKVAVVTGSGRGLGLAYATELARSGAAVVVNDVDEAVADAAVKSIADAGGTAVAEVVPVGTSEAAQALVDRAVDEFGRLDVLVNNAGILRDTTLWKMTDEQFDAVITTHLRGTFTCTRAAAIRMREQGEGGRIICVGSPTGQVGNFGQTNYAAAKAGIVGMVRTWAMELARAGITVNAIVPVAATGMTETVPFLQPYIEALKAGEPLPPFARQQMGFGTPEDAAGLVAFLASDAAKDITGQAVGIGGDRLALWSHPSEVVVDFADGTGWSADAIAGIWPSTFAGSLQTVGQQLPEPPK from the coding sequence TTGGATCTCACCGGCAAGGTCGCCGTCGTCACCGGCAGCGGGCGGGGCCTCGGCCTCGCCTACGCCACCGAGCTCGCCCGCAGCGGCGCCGCCGTCGTCGTCAACGACGTCGACGAGGCCGTCGCCGACGCCGCCGTGAAGTCGATCGCCGACGCCGGCGGCACCGCGGTCGCCGAGGTCGTGCCGGTCGGCACCAGCGAGGCCGCCCAGGCCCTGGTCGACCGCGCGGTCGACGAGTTCGGCCGGCTCGACGTCCTGGTCAACAACGCCGGCATCCTCCGTGACACGACGCTGTGGAAGATGACCGACGAGCAGTTCGACGCGGTGATCACCACGCACCTGCGCGGCACGTTCACCTGCACCCGCGCCGCGGCGATCCGCATGCGCGAGCAGGGCGAGGGCGGCCGGATCATCTGCGTCGGCTCCCCCACCGGCCAGGTCGGCAACTTCGGCCAGACCAACTACGCCGCCGCGAAGGCCGGCATCGTCGGCATGGTCCGCACCTGGGCGATGGAGCTGGCCCGGGCCGGGATCACCGTCAACGCGATCGTCCCGGTCGCCGCCACCGGCATGACCGAGACGGTGCCCTTCCTGCAGCCCTACATCGAGGCGCTCAAGGCCGGCGAGCCGCTGCCGCCCTTCGCCCGCCAGCAGATGGGCTTCGGCACCCCCGAGGACGCCGCCGGGCTGGTCGCCTTCCTCGCCTCCGACGCCGCCAAGGACATCACCGGCCAGGCCGTCGGCATCGGCGGTGACCGGCTGGCGCTGTGGAGCCACCCGAGCGAGGTCGTCGTCGACTTCGCCGACGGCACCGGCTGGTCGGCCGACGCCATCGCGGGCATCTGGCCCTCGACGTTCGCCGGCAGCCTCCAGACCGTCGGCCAGCAGCTGCCGGAGCCCCCGAAGTGA
- a CDS encoding MarR family winged helix-turn-helix transcriptional regulator, with amino-acid sequence MTGLTDDVGFLLTRASGLVVRATNTALADLGLRVRQYSVLTLADDSSDGISQRDLAEVLGLDPSQVVALVDELAAAELVERRPSPTDRRQRLVAATANGVRLRRRADTAAAAGVQRQLGDLTAEEQQTLRGLLQRVVAGPDDVGEETRRAG; translated from the coding sequence ATGACGGGTCTGACCGACGACGTCGGCTTCCTGCTGACGCGGGCGAGCGGTCTCGTCGTCCGCGCCACGAACACCGCGCTGGCCGATCTCGGGCTGCGGGTCCGGCAGTACTCGGTGCTCACGCTGGCCGACGACAGCAGCGACGGGATCTCGCAGCGCGACCTCGCCGAGGTGCTGGGCCTCGACCCCAGCCAGGTCGTCGCGCTGGTCGACGAGCTGGCCGCCGCGGAGCTGGTCGAGCGCCGTCCGTCGCCGACCGACCGGCGGCAGCGCCTGGTCGCGGCGACCGCCAACGGCGTGCGGCTGCGCCGGCGGGCCGACACCGCCGCGGCGGCGGGGGTGCAGCGGCAGCTGGGCGACCTGACCGCCGAGGAGCAGCAGACGCTGCGCGGTCTGCTGCAGCGCGTCGTGGCCGGTCCGGACGACGTCGGTGAGGAGACGCGCCGGGCGGGGTAG
- a CDS encoding patatin-like phospholipase family protein, with translation MTRVGLVLGGGGVVGQAYHAGVLAVLQHDVGFDARTADLVVGTSAGSITGALLRLGVSPEDLAAWTVKAPLSGDGEVLAQLAGTDVPELAPFRPLELLSRPARLPGWHMVRRALSNPLRFRPLAAGLALLAPGKHDIVAQLAALEELETTTWPERDLWICAVRRRDGRRVVFGRPGSPPAPLHLAVAASCAVPGYFAPVEIGGHGYVDGGVHSPTNAALLRGCGLDLAIVVSPMSGPPGVVPDLYAATRRYSARLLQREVRALEQTGVRTVVFTPSAAEQKAMGNDMMSRERLDEVIQQSFFAAGAAAAREDARALLKEALGGGDGG, from the coding sequence ATGACGAGGGTCGGGCTGGTGCTCGGCGGGGGTGGCGTGGTGGGGCAGGCCTACCACGCGGGCGTGCTGGCGGTGCTCCAGCACGACGTCGGCTTCGACGCCCGCACCGCCGACCTGGTCGTCGGCACCTCGGCGGGGTCGATCACGGGCGCGCTGCTGCGGCTCGGCGTCTCGCCCGAGGACCTCGCCGCGTGGACGGTCAAAGCTCCGCTGTCCGGCGACGGGGAGGTGCTGGCGCAGCTGGCCGGCACCGACGTCCCCGAGCTCGCGCCGTTCCGGCCGCTCGAGCTGCTCAGCCGCCCGGCGCGGCTGCCGGGCTGGCACATGGTGCGCCGGGCCCTGAGTAACCCGCTGAGGTTCCGGCCGCTGGCCGCCGGGCTGGCGCTGCTCGCGCCGGGGAAGCACGACATCGTCGCCCAGCTCGCCGCGCTCGAGGAGCTCGAGACGACGACCTGGCCGGAGCGCGACCTCTGGATCTGCGCGGTCCGCCGGCGCGACGGGCGGCGCGTCGTCTTCGGCCGCCCGGGCAGCCCGCCGGCACCGCTGCACCTGGCGGTCGCGGCGTCCTGCGCCGTCCCGGGCTACTTCGCGCCGGTCGAGATCGGCGGGCACGGCTACGTCGACGGCGGCGTCCACTCGCCGACCAACGCGGCGCTGCTCCGCGGCTGCGGGCTCGACCTGGCGATAGTCGTCTCGCCGATGAGCGGGCCGCCCGGCGTCGTCCCCGACCTGTACGCCGCCACCCGTCGGTACTCCGCGCGGCTGCTCCAGCGCGAGGTCCGGGCGCTGGAGCAGACCGGCGTCCGCACCGTCGTCTTCACGCCGTCGGCGGCCGAGCAGAAGGCGATGGGCAACGACATGATGTCCCGGGAGCGGCTGGACGAGGTGATCCAGCAGTCGTTCTTCGCCGCCGGCGCGGCCGCCGCCCGGGAGGACGCCCGCGCCCTGCTGAAGGAGGCGCTCGGCGGGGGAGACGGCGGCTGA
- the gvpJ gene encoding gas vesicle protein GvpJ: MSSVNRAPRPSSLADVLDVVLDKGIVVDAYVRVALLGVELVTIDARVVIASVDTYLRFAEAVDRLDIQPAQEPVGLPELGERAIESTAKHVVEKKLEGPAEKVKDVIEAVRGRRREE; encoded by the coding sequence ATGTCCTCCGTCAACCGCGCACCTCGGCCGAGCAGCCTGGCCGACGTCCTCGACGTCGTCCTGGACAAGGGCATCGTGGTCGACGCCTACGTGCGGGTCGCGCTGCTCGGCGTCGAGCTGGTCACCATCGACGCGCGCGTCGTGATCGCCAGCGTCGACACCTACCTGCGCTTCGCGGAGGCCGTGGACCGGCTCGACATCCAGCCGGCCCAGGAGCCGGTCGGGCTGCCGGAGCTCGGGGAACGCGCGATCGAGAGCACCGCGAAGCACGTCGTGGAGAAGAAGCTCGAGGGTCCCGCGGAGAAGGTCAAGGACGTCATCGAGGCGGTCCGCGGCCGCCGCCGGGAGGAGTAG
- a CDS encoding succinate dehydrogenase/fumarate reductase iron-sulfur subunit, whose protein sequence is MSYDAKFRVWRGDASGGELRDFTVQVNEGEVVLDIIHRLQATQAGDLAVRWNCKAGKCGSCSAEINGRPRLMCLTRMSTFAEDEVVTVTPMRTFPVIRDLVTDVSYNYAKAAQIPAFTPQARDDDGNHRMAQIDVERSQEFRKCIECFLCQDTCHVIRDHEENKKVFAGPRFLIRLAELDMHPLDTVDRREAAQDVFGLGYCNITKCCTEVCPEGIHLTDNGIIPMKERVVDRKYDPLTWLGSKIGRRRTD, encoded by the coding sequence ATGAGCTACGACGCGAAGTTCCGGGTCTGGCGCGGGGACGCCTCGGGCGGCGAGCTGCGCGACTTCACCGTTCAGGTCAACGAGGGCGAGGTCGTGCTCGACATCATCCACCGCCTGCAGGCCACCCAGGCCGGTGACCTCGCGGTCCGGTGGAACTGCAAGGCCGGCAAGTGCGGGTCGTGCAGCGCCGAGATCAACGGCCGGCCGCGGCTGATGTGCCTCACGCGGATGAGCACGTTCGCCGAGGACGAGGTCGTGACGGTGACCCCGATGCGCACCTTCCCGGTCATCCGCGACCTGGTCACCGACGTCTCCTACAACTACGCCAAGGCCGCGCAGATCCCGGCGTTCACCCCGCAGGCCCGCGACGACGACGGCAACCACCGGATGGCGCAGATCGACGTCGAGCGCTCGCAGGAGTTCCGCAAGTGCATCGAGTGCTTCCTCTGCCAGGACACCTGCCACGTCATCCGTGACCACGAGGAGAACAAGAAGGTCTTCGCCGGACCGCGGTTCCTCATCCGGCTGGCCGAGCTGGACATGCACCCGCTGGACACCGTCGACCGGCGCGAGGCGGCGCAGGACGTCTTCGGCCTCGGCTACTGCAACATCACCAAGTGCTGCACCGAGGTCTGCCCCGAGGGCATCCACCTGACCGACAACGGGATCATCCCGATGAAGGAGCGCGTGGTCGACCGCAAGTACGACCCGCTGACCTGGCTCGGCTCGAAGATCGGCCGCCGCCGCACCGACTGA
- a CDS encoding fumarate reductase/succinate dehydrogenase flavoprotein subunit has protein sequence MELEEHAYDVVVIGAGGAGLRAAIAAHEAGARTAVVCKSLLGKAHTVMAEGGIAAAMGNLYPEDNWRVHFRDTMRGGKMLNHWRMAQLHAQEAPDRVRELEDWGALFDRTDAGLISQRDFGGHRYARLAHVGDRTGLELIRTLQQRTVALGIDVFMECTVTRLLTDDVGIVGAFGYWRESGRFVAWQAPSVVLATGGIGKAYKVTSNSWEYTGDGHSLALQAGASLVNMEFVQFHPTGMVWPPSVRGLLVTESVRGDGGILKNSAGNRFMFDYIPDFFRKETAETEEEADRWYTDKKNNRRPPELLPRDEVARAINSEVKAGRGTDHGGVWLDIASRRSPEYIRKRLPSMYHQFKELADVDITKEAMEIGPTCHYVMGGVEVEPDSQAAKVTGLFAAGEVAGGMHGSNRLGGNSLSDLLVFGRRAGVAAAENARNRAGRVRLADDALTSAARAALAPFEREGGENPYTVQHDLQQTMHDLVGIIRTEAEMKGALERIAELKERVANLSVDGHRQYNPGWHLALDLPHMLLVSECIARAALERQESRGGHTRDDFPTADPEWGKTNLICSRGPGGDVGVRRQPLPQMPSDLAEIFEETA, from the coding sequence ATGGAGCTCGAGGAGCACGCCTACGACGTCGTCGTCATCGGCGCGGGCGGGGCGGGACTGCGGGCGGCGATCGCCGCGCACGAGGCCGGCGCCCGGACGGCGGTGGTCTGCAAGTCGCTGCTGGGCAAGGCGCACACGGTCATGGCCGAGGGCGGCATCGCCGCGGCCATGGGCAACCTCTACCCCGAGGACAACTGGCGGGTGCACTTCCGCGACACCATGCGCGGCGGGAAGATGCTCAACCACTGGCGGATGGCGCAGCTGCACGCGCAGGAGGCGCCGGACCGGGTCCGCGAGCTCGAGGACTGGGGCGCGCTGTTCGACCGCACCGATGCCGGGCTGATCAGCCAGCGCGACTTCGGCGGCCACCGCTACGCCCGGCTGGCGCACGTCGGTGACCGCACCGGCCTGGAGCTGATCCGCACGCTCCAGCAGCGCACGGTCGCCCTCGGCATCGACGTCTTCATGGAGTGCACCGTCACCCGGCTGCTCACCGACGACGTCGGGATCGTCGGCGCGTTCGGCTACTGGCGGGAGTCCGGCCGGTTCGTCGCCTGGCAGGCGCCGTCCGTCGTCCTGGCCACGGGCGGGATCGGCAAGGCCTACAAGGTCACCTCGAACTCGTGGGAGTACACCGGCGACGGGCACTCCCTGGCCCTGCAGGCCGGGGCGTCGCTGGTCAACATGGAGTTCGTCCAGTTCCACCCGACCGGCATGGTGTGGCCGCCGTCGGTGCGCGGGCTGCTGGTCACCGAGAGCGTCCGCGGGGACGGCGGCATCCTCAAGAACTCGGCCGGCAACCGGTTCATGTTCGACTACATCCCCGACTTCTTCCGCAAGGAGACCGCGGAGACCGAGGAAGAGGCCGACCGCTGGTACACCGACAAGAAGAACAACCGGCGCCCGCCGGAGCTGCTGCCGCGTGACGAGGTCGCCCGCGCGATCAACAGCGAGGTCAAGGCCGGCCGCGGGACCGACCACGGCGGGGTGTGGCTGGACATCGCCTCGCGCCGGTCGCCGGAGTACATCCGCAAGCGCCTGCCGTCGATGTACCACCAGTTCAAGGAGCTGGCCGACGTCGACATCACCAAGGAAGCGATGGAGATCGGCCCGACCTGCCACTACGTGATGGGTGGCGTCGAGGTGGAGCCGGACAGCCAGGCGGCGAAGGTGACCGGTCTGTTCGCCGCGGGCGAGGTGGCCGGCGGCATGCACGGGTCGAACCGGCTGGGCGGCAACTCGCTGTCCGACCTGCTGGTGTTCGGCCGCCGGGCCGGCGTCGCGGCGGCCGAGAACGCCCGCAACCGGGCCGGCCGGGTGCGGCTGGCCGACGACGCGCTGACCTCGGCGGCCCGCGCGGCGCTCGCGCCGTTCGAGCGCGAGGGCGGGGAGAACCCCTACACCGTCCAGCACGACCTGCAGCAGACGATGCACGACCTGGTCGGGATCATCCGGACCGAGGCGGAGATGAAGGGCGCGCTCGAGCGGATCGCCGAGCTCAAGGAGCGGGTGGCGAACCTGTCGGTCGACGGGCACCGGCAGTACAACCCGGGCTGGCACCTGGCGCTGGACCTACCGCACATGCTGCTGGTCAGCGAGTGCATCGCGCGCGCCGCGCTCGAGCGGCAGGAGAGCCGCGGTGGGCACACCCGCGACGACTTCCCCACCGCCGACCCGGAGTGGGGGAAGACGAACCTGATCTGCAGCCGCGGCCCGGGGGGCGACGTCGGCGTGCGGCGGCAACCGCTGCCGCAGATGCCGTCGGACCTCGCCGAGATCTTCGAGGAGACCGCATGA